From the Corynebacterium sp. P3-F1 genome, the window CGGGGCGCTTCGCTGCGTCGATAAGCAATGCTGGCCTGACGATCAAGCACCAGAACTTCTTCGACACTGTCGCGGTGACGGTGCCGGGGCGTGCGCAGGGCATCGTGGACGCTCTCGCGGAGTCCGGGTACCTCGCCCGCGCGATCGACGACGACACTGTGGCGGTCAACTTCGGTGAAGACACTGAGGAAGCGGATCTCGCGGCTCTCCTCGGCGGCTTCGGCATCATCGACGAACCTGCGCCTCAGGGAGACAACCACCTGCCGGGTGAACTGGCTCGCACGACTGACGTGCTCACCCACGAAGTGTTCAACACCCACCACTCCGAGACGATGATGATGCGCTACATCCGTGCACTCGGCGACAAGGATCTCGCTCTCGACCGGACGATGATCCCGCTGGGTTCGTGCACGATGAAGCTCAACCCCACCGCGGGCCTGGAAGCGATCACGTGGCCCAGCTTCGCCAACGTCCACCCCTTCACGCCGGACAAGTACACGCAGGGCTGGCGCGAACTCATCGATGAGCTGACCAGCTGGCTGGTGGAAATCACCGGTTACGACGCAGTCTCCGTGCAGCCCAACTCCGGCGCGACCGGCGAGCTGGCAGGCCTTCTGGCCATCCGCCGCTACCACGTGGCCAACGGGGACACAGAGCGCGACATCTGCCTCATCCCGGCATCCGCGCACGGCACGAACGCCGCCTCGGCGACTTTGGCGAACCTGCGTGTCGTGGTGGTCAAGACCGCGGACGACGGCTCCATCGACATGGCCGACCTGGACGCAAAGCTGGAGCAGTACGGCGAGCACGTCGCCGCAATCATGATCACCTACCCGTCCACCCACGGCGTGTACGAAGACACCGTCACGCAGGTGGCCGACAAGATTCACGCGGTGGGCGGTCAGGTCTACATCGACGGGGCGAACATGAACGCCCTGACCGGTCTGGCGCGCCCGGGCGATTTCGGCGGCGACGTCAGCCACCTCAACCTGCACAAGACATTCACCATCCCCCACGGCGGAGGTGGCCCGGGCATCGGCCCGATCGGCGTCGGTGAGCACCTGATCCCGTTCCTGCCCTCCGATCCACAGATCAGCGGCGAAGAGGCCGCTAAGGAAGCCATGCAGGGCGCCGGAGTGCCTATCGCCGCAACCACCTACGGTTCCGCCGGCGTGCTCCCCATCTCGTGGGCCTACATCGCTATGTCCGGTGCCGAGGGCCTAGCCTCTGCCACGCGCAACGCCATCCTCAACGCTAACTACCTGGCGCACGAGCTCAACGACTCTTACCCGGTCCTGTACACCGGCAACGCTGGGCTCGTTGGCCACGAGTGCATCATCGACCTGCGCGAGATCACCGATAAATCCGGAGTGACCGCCGCCGATGTGGCAAAACGCCTCGTCGACTATGGCTTCCACGCACCGACTCTCGCATTCCCAGTCGCCGGCACGCTGATGATCGAGCCGACCGAATCCGAGGACATCGCGGAACTGCAACGCTTCATTACCGCGATGCGCTCCATCCGCGCGGAGATCCAGGACATCATCGACGGCAACGTGTCATACGAGGATTCCGTCATCCACCACGCGCCGTACACCGCCCGCAGCCTGGTCACGTCCAACTGGGACTACGCCTTCACCCGCGAGCAGGCCGCGTACCCGGTCGAGTCTCTGCTGACGGCGAAGTATTTCCCGCCGGTCCGCCGCATCGACGAGGCTTACGGCGACCGCAACCTCGTGTGCGCTTGCCCGCCGCCGGAGGCATTCGACCTGGCAGCCAATCCTGACGACGGGGAGATCATCGAGCCAGTCGTCACCGAAGAGAACAGCAAATAAAGGAGTTACCGCCATGCCACAGACCCCGCTGCACAGCAAGCACGAGGCGCTCGGCGCATCGTTCACCGACTTTGGTGGCTGGACCATGCCTTTGAAGTACGGCAGTGAACTCGAAGAGCACCGCGCCGTGCGTGAAGCCGTGGGTATCTTCGATCTATCCCACATGGGTGAGATCGACGTCACCGGGCCTGATGCCGGCGCGTACCTCGACTACGTGCTCATTTCCAACCTGTCCAACCTCAAGGTCGGAAAGGCGAAGTACTCCATGATCGTCGACGAAGACGGCGGTATCCTCGATGATCTGATCACCTACAAGTTCACCGACGACCACTTCATGGTCGTGCCCAACGCCGCGAACACCGCCACCGTGTGGGCCGCGTTCCAAGCACGCACCGAGGGCTTCGACGTTCAGATCCGCAACGACTCCGAGGATGTCGCGCTCATCGCCGTCCAGGGGCCAGGTGCCCTCGACGCGTTGACGCCGTTGCTTGCCGACGATCCGGCGCCGCTTGCCTACTACTCCGGTGCATGGACCACGCTCCGCTCTGACAACGGCGATGTAGAGGTCTTCGTCGCCCGCACCGGTTACACCGGCGAGGACGGCTTCGAGCTGTTCTGCCAGAACGCCGACGCCGAGAAGATCTGGGACGCCGTGATCGGCTTCGGTATCTCCTGCGGCCTGGCCTCGCGCGATTCCCTTCGCCTGGAGGCATCC encodes:
- the gcvT gene encoding glycine cleavage system aminomethyltransferase GcvT, producing the protein MPQTPLHSKHEALGASFTDFGGWTMPLKYGSELEEHRAVREAVGIFDLSHMGEIDVTGPDAGAYLDYVLISNLSNLKVGKAKYSMIVDEDGGILDDLITYKFTDDHFMVVPNAANTATVWAAFQARTEGFDVQIRNDSEDVALIAVQGPGALDALTPLLADDPAPLAYYSGAWTTLRSDNGDVEVFVARTGYTGEDGFELFCQNADAEKIWDAVIGFGISCGLASRDSLRLEASMPLYGHELTADITPVEAGMGRAFAKKEADFVGKNALTGREPSVVIAGLTSEERRAAREGAEIFLADENSSGERIGVVTSGQPSPTLGHPVALAHIDPAHAEPGTKVEVEIRGRRYAYTVSETPFYTRKDK
- the gcvP gene encoding aminomethyl-transferring glycine dehydrogenase, whose protein sequence is MDYISRHIGPTDSERKLMLDAVGYGSIDELVTAATPPGILAKAPLDLPAPLTEYEAQNRLRELAGKNTVLKAFYGQGFSSTLTPPVIRRGVVEDAGWYTAYTPYQPEISQGRLEALLNFQTMVQDLTGLPIANASLLDEASAVAEAIGLMSRAVKKGRRVLLDARLHPQVIAVAAERARALDLEVEVAAVDSNLVGEDFVGVVLAYPGTEGDIVDPRPVIEAIHSRGGLATVTADPLALLLLESPGELGADIAVGTTQRFGVPLFYGGPHAAYMAVTDKLKRQMPGRLVGVSVDAEGYPAYRLSLQTREQHIRREKATSNICTAQALLAVTASMYAVYHGPEGLREIARDVHEWAGRFAASISNAGLTIKHQNFFDTVAVTVPGRAQGIVDALAESGYLARAIDDDTVAVNFGEDTEEADLAALLGGFGIIDEPAPQGDNHLPGELARTTDVLTHEVFNTHHSETMMMRYIRALGDKDLALDRTMIPLGSCTMKLNPTAGLEAITWPSFANVHPFTPDKYTQGWRELIDELTSWLVEITGYDAVSVQPNSGATGELAGLLAIRRYHVANGDTERDICLIPASAHGTNAASATLANLRVVVVKTADDGSIDMADLDAKLEQYGEHVAAIMITYPSTHGVYEDTVTQVADKIHAVGGQVYIDGANMNALTGLARPGDFGGDVSHLNLHKTFTIPHGGGGPGIGPIGVGEHLIPFLPSDPQISGEEAAKEAMQGAGVPIAATTYGSAGVLPISWAYIAMSGAEGLASATRNAILNANYLAHELNDSYPVLYTGNAGLVGHECIIDLREITDKSGVTAADVAKRLVDYGFHAPTLAFPVAGTLMIEPTESEDIAELQRFITAMRSIRAEIQDIIDGNVSYEDSVIHHAPYTARSLVTSNWDYAFTREQAAYPVESLLTAKYFPPVRRIDEAYGDRNLVCACPPPEAFDLAANPDDGEIIEPVVTEENSK